The region CTCGCCCTTCTCCACGATGGTGCGCACATACTGGAGCTGCTCGACGTTGAGCGCGCCCGCCAGCCCCTCCGCGAGCATCTCCGAGTAGCCCAGGATGGACGCGAGCGGCGTGCGCAGCTCATGGCTCACGGTGCCGAGGAAGCTCGACTTCAGCCGGTCCAGCTCCTTGAGCCGCGCGTTGGCCTGCACGAGCCGCGTGTTCTGCGACTCCAGCTCGCGGTGCGTCTCCAGCATCGCCTCGATGTGGACCTGCGTCGTCAGGTACGTCTTCTGCCCGCTCGCCACGAGCGCGCCCAGCACCTGTCCGAAGTGGGCCAGCACCTGCGCCGCCGTGCGCTCGGGGGCGCGGCGCACCTTGGCCACCAGCTCGCGGGCGCGCGCCAGGTCCAGCCCTTCGATGTCCGTCAGCGTGTGGGGGAAGTCGTCCAGCTCCTCGGGGGTGAAGGGCCCCAGGATGACGCGCCCGAGCAGGTCCCCTTCCCAACGGATGGGCATCACCACGTAGCGCAGGCCGGTGAAGCAGGGCATCGCCACGAGCCCGGCGGACTCGGCCTCCTCGGCGTCCGCCACGCGCGCGCCCAGGTTGGGCACCACCGGTCCGTCCTTCACCCGCGCCACGGTGGCGACACAGCGCGCGCGGCCCTCGGGGAAGGAGAAGACATACGCGCAGAAGTCGCCGTGCCCCACCTTCACGTCCGCGAGCTTCGAGCCGCGAGCGTCCAGCACCTTGATGCCCACGCGGTACAGGTCGCTGAAGCTCTTCACCACGTCCGCGAAGGAAGGGAGGTCCAGCAAGTCCCCGAGCGACAGGCGCCGCTGCAACACCGACTCCCTGCGCCCCGCGCTCCCCGCGTCCGGTGGCCCGCCCCCCGCTGCCCCGCTCATGGCCTGCCTCCACTCGCGGAGGGCTGATAGCGGCTCTCCAGCGTGGTGCCACTGAGGTCCATCTGCCGGAAAATCTGTCCGAGGAACTCGTCCTCGGAGAGCCCCACGTTGCGCGTCAGGTGCGCCCGGGACTCCAGGCGGCGGTACGCGGCCTGCGCGACCTCGTGGAAGGTCTCCAGCACGCCCTCGCCCCGGAGCGCCACCGCGCCCACCACGGGCTGGGAGCCGCGCCGCCGCGCTTCGTCGATCTCCGCGTCGGAGCGAGTGTCGGGCAGATCCCTTTTGTTGAACTGGATGATGACCGGCACCTCCCCCGGATCCAGGCCGTTCTCGCGCATGTTCTCCTGGAGGTTTCGCCAGTAGGCGTTGTTCTCCTCCGTGGCCGCGCGCCGACTGTCCGCGATGAACACCACCGCGTCCGCGTTCTGCAGAACGATTCTTCGCGTCGCGTTGTGGATGACCTGGCCAGGGACCGTGAACAGCTTCACCTTCACCTTGAAGCCGGCCGAGGTACGGAAGAACACCGGCAGGAGGTCGAAGAAGAGTGTCCGGTCGTCATGGGTCTCCACCGCCAGCAGACGACCTCTCACGTCAGGCCGAGCCCGCGTGTGCAGATGACGCAGATTCGTCGTCTTCCCGCTCAGGCCGGGGCCGTAGTAGACGATCTTGAGCGTCAGCTCGCGCTGGGCATGGTTGAGTTGCACGGGTGGAACTCAGGCTGGCGTGTCGAGTCTGGAGGCCCTACCCCCCGCGCGACGACGCTTTTTTATAATGGGAAGGCGCGCGGCGCGGAAGGCCGGCTGGATGGCGGGCGGGAAGGCGAGGCTCCTCCGCGTGGAATGGGACCGCCCTCGCACGAGGTTCGCACAAGTCCGCCCCCCGACGAGAAGCACGGAAGTCGCCTCTTACTTGAGAGGACAATGTGCGCCGAATCAGCGCGTGCATGGGTGTGGGGGCTGCGGTTAGGATCGCGGACGCGACGGAGGAGCAAGGCGATGACGATGAAGCAGGTGGATCCAGGCATGGAGGTAGGCCCCGCGCCGGTGATGGACGTGGCGAGCCTGCCCAATGATCTGGTGAACGCGGTGAAGTTTGGTCCGCCCACGGACGAGGACCTGACCGCGGTGGCCGCCCTGCGCTCCAGCTCCGAGCCGTGGAAGAGCCGGGGTGAGACGCAGGAAGACAGCCTCAAGGCCCTGACGCTGCTGAAGTCGTCCATCCACGTCGCCCGCCTCCAGAGCCAGATTGTCGGCTACGTCACCGTGGAGCGCGACGGCCCGGTCCCCGGCGCCGCCTACCTGCGCAACATCGTGGTGAAGCCGGAGCTGCGCCGCCATGGCCTGGGCGCCAT is a window of Myxococcaceae bacterium JPH2 DNA encoding:
- a CDS encoding PocR ligand-binding domain-containing protein gives rise to the protein MSGAAGGGPPDAGSAGRRESVLQRRLSLGDLLDLPSFADVVKSFSDLYRVGIKVLDARGSKLADVKVGHGDFCAYVFSFPEGRARCVATVARVKDGPVVPNLGARVADAEEAESAGLVAMPCFTGLRYVVMPIRWEGDLLGRVILGPFTPEELDDFPHTLTDIEGLDLARARELVAKVRRAPERTAAQVLAHFGQVLGALVASGQKTYLTTQVHIEAMLETHRELESQNTRLVQANARLKELDRLKSSFLGTVSHELRTPLASILGYSEMLAEGLAGALNVEQLQYVRTIVEKGETLLNLISSLLDLSQIEAGRLRLAMAPVDLGQVIQTAVSSVSPQAQRKSLALDVQVPGLPQPRLAGDMEKLRQVVVNLLANAVKFTPPGGRVRVRLSEAGAQAELGAAGYRITVEDNGVGIRTEEFERIFQSFYQVDGSSTREYGGAGLGLAIVKSLVQAHGGRVWVESDYGSGSRFIVVLPLQPPIADRVASAPIPEPDRF
- a CDS encoding GTPase domain-containing protein, which codes for MQLNHAQRELTLKIVYYGPGLSGKTTNLRHLHTRARPDVRGRLLAVETHDDRTLFFDLLPVFFRTSAGFKVKVKLFTVPGQVIHNATRRIVLQNADAVVFIADSRRAATEENNAYWRNLQENMRENGLDPGEVPVIIQFNKRDLPDTRSDAEIDEARRRGSQPVVGAVALRGEGVLETFHEVAQAAYRRLESRAHLTRNVGLSEDEFLGQIFRQMDLSGTTLESRYQPSASGGRP
- a CDS encoding GNAT family N-acetyltransferase, which encodes MTMKQVDPGMEVGPAPVMDVASLPNDLVNAVKFGPPTDEDLTAVAALRSSSEPWKSRGETQEDSLKALTLLKSSIHVARLQSQIVGYVTVERDGPVPGAAYLRNIVVKPELRRHGLGAMLLDKALSVARDMYRKTIALRVDPSNAPAVGFYRKAGFTTVATVVSKKSGKLRLLMSREL